ATTTGATGAACTTTGTTATTATTACTGCACTATTGTCGGCAGCGAACTCTGGACTATATGCCTGCTCGCGTATGCTGTGGTCCTTGTCGTCGGAACAACTGCTGCCACCGGTGTTTGGTCGATTAACACGTGCTGGTATTCCGCTAAATGCGATGATCTTCAGTATGATCGGCGGTGGATTGGCACTACTGACCAGTGTCATTGCACCAGATACGGTGTACATTTTCCTCGTCTCAGTATCGGGATTTGCGGTTGTAGTGGTCTGGATGGGCATCTCGGCTTCGCATTATATGTTCCGCCGTCAGTATGTGCGGGAAGGGAATCGGGTTGAGGATCTCAAGTATCGCGCACCGTTGTATCCGCTTGTGCCAATTGCGGCGTTTGTACTGTGTCTGGCTTCGTGCATCGGTATTGCCTTTGATCCGAATCAGAGTCTAGCGTTTTATTGTGGATTGGCGTTTATGGTGCTGTGCTATATTGCTTATTTTGTGCAAACAAAGTTGCAAAAGAGTAAAATCGGCAGTCATCATTAAACGAACGACGAACGACGAACGACGAACGACGAACGACGAACGACGAACGACGAACGACGAACGACGAACGACGAACGACGAACGACGAACGACGAATCAATTAAAAAGCACACGCTTTCCGAATTGCATCGGAAGGCGTGTGCTTTTTGATTGCGGGTATGCGCATAGAACTGTTCAACAAGCAGATCAGGCGATTGTAGGGAGGATAGCTAGCTGTTATTCCAATCGCAATGTATCATATCTGATCGCTTTGGGCGATAGATTAGTTTATGCTGTACGCGTAATGATACAGAGTACTAATATCCGCATTTAGCAGTGCACCGTTATTGCGGAAGGTGATCGGAATCACGTCATAATAATGAGTCGATACTGGTCCACGATACGAAGATTGACCAGCAGCCGGACCGATATACATAGGGGCTGAGAAGTAGCCAAGGCTATCCGTGATCGCTTCTACCTTCACGACGTTGCTAGCTACACGCGTTTCCACGGTAACCAATACGATACCGTTGGCAACCGGCGTACCTGTTGCATCAAATGCGCGTCCTTTGACGGTAATATTGTAGCCGACACGCCATTTTTTGCCTTGACCATAATCAATGAAGCCTTGAACGCCACGGTCAGAGGTGATTTCGCTGACAGCAACACGCTTGATCGCTGCATTTTGATAATCTACATGTAAGGTATACGGGGTTGTGAGATCAAACGTAGACGGAGCGTACACCTGAACATAATAGCTACCTGCTGGTAATGTAATTTGCCCATTGGCGTTTTGCTTCAAGGAACCAAGGTTTTGCAGGTTGGCATTCCATAGTTGAACCACATATTCGCCATTGGACGAAGGATTGTTGAGGAGTAGATTCACTTTACTTTGCGCGTTAAGTGTAATTTTGGTCCAATCCTCATCTAGGAAATTATCGATATTTTGTTGACTTGTAAACGGAGCTGTTCCACGATCCTTAGCAAAAAATGGATTGTCATCTGGCTCGTTGGCATCATAGCTGTCCGACAGCGTTGTGAATAGCGTGAATGGATTGCTGGTATCTGCTCCTTGATACGAGGTTACACTGATAAAATAATACCCCGGTGTCGCAACATGGCTCAGTAATTCATATTGCCCTGCACCTTTGGCAGAATACGATACTTGCTCTAGTGCGGAGGTCGTTTCATTAAGACGATACAGTGTCAGATCGTAATCCACATTGCTTGTCCCAGTTGACAAAAAGGCGGTCAGCTTCAAAGAGTTGCTGACATTGGCATAGTACCAGCGTGCGCCGCCCTGCTGATCAATATAGCCGGAAATGGTCGTGTTCGTAGTGATGAACTCTGCGGTATTCGGCGATGTATTGCTGCCATAGGTGTCATCGGTTGCGGTGGCAGCGGCAAAGCTGCGAGCAGATGGAATGTTCGACAAAGGTATGTTTTGTGCCGGAGCGGATTTACTGTTATGTACAGTGGCAGGTTGAACATGGGTGGATAGTGGCTGCAACGTCTGATTTTTTTGGATCGTAGCTCCAGCATTGCTTTGTGCTAGCGCGCTTGGGCTAATGCCTGCCAAACCGATCGATAAGGCAAGAGCAGCTACACTCATTAACTTGAATTTCATGTAATCATCTCCTTTATATGGGTATTATAACGATTTCAGTATAAAGCTAAATAACTAGATGTCAATCTATTTTTATACTTTTAGTCCCTTATTATCTAATTAATTCCATATTAAACTGATGCTTGAGTACTGGTCAAAAAGGCGGAGAGGTCTACTATCAAAAAAGCACAAACGGTTGTCATGATTGCCAACCGTTTGTGCTTTTTATTTGCGGATACCACTGGTGTTGGTTATTTCTTTACTGACGATTCGACAACACCAGTGGTAAAAAAATATGATCGATCATTTCTTCTACTATGTCTGCTGTCAGCATTTGCCGCTTGATCAAAAATTCATATCGAATCAGATCGAACGGAAGCGATACAATGCGCTCTCGTATCACCTCGGGCTGAATCTCTCCCCGTTCCACCGCTTCTTGTAAAATAGTTCGCATTACTACATTCAATTCATCTTCTTGTGCCTGTTCCTTGGAGTCGGATAGTGAATCCAGTATGGCGCGATCTCCACCTTCTGCCAGAATGCCGAATATGGTTTCAGCGCCGACCATCTGGATCGTATCCGTCATTTGCATCAAAAAGGTCAGTACATCTGTACGCAAATTCCCCGTATGCGGCGCCTTGTATTCAAGGCGAGGTACATATTTTCCGATTGCCGCGATAATCAGTTCACGTTTACTGCTCCAACGGCGATAGACAGCATTTTTATTCGTTTGTGCACGTGCTGCTACGCCATCCATCGACATCTGGTTATATCCGACTTCTTGCCATTCATCCCAAGCGGCTTGCAGTAGTGCCTGTTCCAACACTTCGCCACGTCGACGGGTCGTTTTGGGGGAAACGTGGTCTTGTTGGTTTTGTTCCTTTTTTGAATTCATCCCTGTGCACCTTCCCAAATATAAATGTGGATTGGTTGTATTTTAATGTTGTGTTTTGGCTACACCTATCATATCATATTCAAATAAGGTACTATTAGTACCTTAAATAAATGTGAAGAAGGTTATCCTCATGGCGAATACAGCAATCTCTAACGTCTCCAGCATCCTCATTTCCGGTGCTAGCATTGCCGGACCGACACTGGCGTATTGGTTATCAAGATATGGATTTGATGTAACGGTCGTAGAACGATCCAAAGCAGTAAGGAATAGCGGCTATCCGGTGGATGTGCGTGGAACCGCAGTGGATGTAGCGGAACAGATGGGCATCTACGATCATTTGCAGCAAAAAAATATTCATTCGGAAAAGGCTACCTTTTTGCATCCAGATGGTAGTACCGCTGGAGTGATTCAGCCCATCATGCTGACCGGAGGCTCTGCTGACCGAGATATTGATCTGCCGCGCGGTGATTTGACCGCAGCATTGTACAACGCCACCTTGCAGCAGCCTACTATTGCGTATCGGTTTGATGATTCTATCTCTCAGCTTCATGAGGAAGAAGACGGGGTTCATGTGGTTTTCCAAAGCGGGCAGCAAGAGATATTCGATCTGGTCATCGGTGCGGATGGTACGCACTCCAATACACGACGGTTTCTATTTGGAGATGAAGCCCCATTTAGTCGCTATTTGGGATATTGTTTTGGTGGATTTACTGTACCGAACCGTTTGCAGCTTGCTTATGAGACTGTAGTATATGCGTTGCCGGGGCGCTATGCGATTCTATCTGTGGTCAAAGACAGTGATTATGCGCATGCCTTTTTGAATGTTGCCACATCGGATGAACCGCCTATCGATTATCGGGATACAGATCAGCAGCGTCGGTACCTAGCTGAACATTTTGTTGGAGATGGTTGGATAGTGCCAGAGTTAGTTGAGCATATGCTGAAGGCAGATGATTTTTATTTTGATACGGTTAGTCAGATTCATCTACCAAGCTGGCATAAAGGACGGGTCGCGTTGGTAGGCGATGCAGCTTATGCGCCTTCATTTCTAACTGGGCAGGGCAGCAGTGTGGCTATGGTCGGTGCTTATATTCTGGCAGGCGAGCTGGCTGTGCATACGAATTATGAAGAGGCGTTTGTATCATACGAGCATATTATGCGTCCATTTGCAGAGCGAAATCAGGCATTGGCGAATCAGGCTTCTTTTATGATGCCGCGCACTCAGGAGGATATGGCTGCTCGGAACCAACTGCTGGATGCTCTCACAACAAGCGATACTCCTGCTATGCCGGGCGATGATTCAGGTGTTGTGCATCGTTCGCTTCAGTTGCCCGATTACTCCAGCGTCTTGCAAGATGGAAAATGAGTGAACATAAGGAAAGTTGAGCCATGATTTTCTGTGTTGGCAGGTGAATGGGAATCGCGTGAAAGGCTGGGAAAATCGGCGTTCATCGGTTATAATAGAAGGAAAGAAAGCAGACCAGGCAGGTACTCCTACTTACTGGGCTGCTTTTTGCCGTCTGGGCTGCTGTGACTCCATTGGATTGGGTCAAGCGTATACAGACAGATGAAGGTTTATATCGTTATGTTTATTTTGTATGAGCTAATGTCGTGATGGCATGTTTACTTAATAGGTAGAAGTAGAAGAACGTTTAAGTTCAGATAGACAGGAGTTTTGAATATGAGCATACAGGCGCCTGTAATGCAGCAGGCTCAGGAATTGCTGCAAAAATATTTTGGTTATGAGGATTTTCGTGAAGGTCAGCGCAAGATCGTCGGCAGTCTGCTAGATCGTCATGATACGCTAGGCATTATGCCAACTGGTGGCGGTAAATCGATCTGTTATCAAATTCCGGCTCTCGTGCATGACGGCGTGACACTGGTGATTTCGCCGCTGATTTCTCTAATGAAGGATCAGGTGGATGCACTGGAAGCAGCAGGCGTGGCAGCAGCGTATATTAATAGTACACTGAGCGGGCGAGAGGTCAATCAGCGCATCAATGCGGCGCGCCGTGGGGAATTGAAACTGCTGTATGTCGCACCGGAGCGGCTAGAGCTGGATTGGTTCCGTGAGGAAATGAATGGTGTTCATATTACATGTCTAGCAGTCGATGAGGCGCACTGTGTATCCCAGTGGGGACATGATTTCCGTACCAGCTATCTAGAAATTGCCCCATTTGTCGAGCAGATGCCGCAGCGACCGATTGTCGCGGCATTTACGGCAACGGCGACACCAGAAGTGCGCAGCGATATTTTGCGTTTGCTGCAATTGAAGCAGCCAGAGGTATTCATTACTGGGCTTG
The DNA window shown above is from Paenibacillus sp. JQZ6Y-1 and carries:
- a CDS encoding TetR/AcrR family transcriptional regulator, producing MNSKKEQNQQDHVSPKTTRRRGEVLEQALLQAAWDEWQEVGYNQMSMDGVAARAQTNKNAVYRRWSSKRELIIAAIGKYVPRLEYKAPHTGNLRTDVLTFLMQMTDTIQMVGAETIFGILAEGGDRAILDSLSDSKEQAQEDELNVVMRTILQEAVERGEIQPEVIRERIVSLPFDLIRYEFLIKRQMLTADIVEEMIDHIFLPLVLSNRQ
- a CDS encoding carboxypeptidase regulatory-like domain-containing protein, with amino-acid sequence MKFKLMSVAALALSIGLAGISPSALAQSNAGATIQKNQTLQPLSTHVQPATVHNSKSAPAQNIPLSNIPSARSFAAATATDDTYGSNTSPNTAEFITTNTTISGYIDQQGGARWYYANVSNSLKLTAFLSTGTSNVDYDLTLYRLNETTSALEQVSYSAKGAGQYELLSHVATPGYYFISVTSYQGADTSNPFTLFTTLSDSYDANEPDDNPFFAKDRGTAPFTSQQNIDNFLDEDWTKITLNAQSKVNLLLNNPSSNGEYVVQLWNANLQNLGSLKQNANGQITLPAGSYYVQVYAPSTFDLTTPYTLHVDYQNAAIKRVAVSEITSDRGVQGFIDYGQGKKWRVGYNITVKGRAFDATGTPVANGIVLVTVETRVASNVVKVEAITDSLGYFSAPMYIGPAAGQSSYRGPVSTHYYDVIPITFRNNGALLNADISTLYHYAYSIN
- a CDS encoding FAD-dependent monooxygenase, yielding MANTAISNVSSILISGASIAGPTLAYWLSRYGFDVTVVERSKAVRNSGYPVDVRGTAVDVAEQMGIYDHLQQKNIHSEKATFLHPDGSTAGVIQPIMLTGGSADRDIDLPRGDLTAALYNATLQQPTIAYRFDDSISQLHEEEDGVHVVFQSGQQEIFDLVIGADGTHSNTRRFLFGDEAPFSRYLGYCFGGFTVPNRLQLAYETVVYALPGRYAILSVVKDSDYAHAFLNVATSDEPPIDYRDTDQQRRYLAEHFVGDGWIVPELVEHMLKADDFYFDTVSQIHLPSWHKGRVALVGDAAYAPSFLTGQGSSVAMVGAYILAGELAVHTNYEEAFVSYEHIMRPFAERNQALANQASFMMPRTQEDMAARNQLLDALTTSDTPAMPGDDSGVVHRSLQLPDYSSVLQDGK